The following proteins are encoded in a genomic region of Polynucleobacter paludilacus:
- a CDS encoding tripartite tricarboxylate transporter substrate binding protein, translated as MRHLFNQITRALSMGLILCGMSSLVLAADPGVGTWPTQKPIRLIAVFPAGGSVDQVARILAPALQAELKQSVIVDNVGGASGVIGTSAMTRAEPDGYTFAVVFDTHGVNPSLKDKLPYDTIKDIAPVGLIGTSPMVLVASKQSGIKSFKQLVEESKAGKKFSYGSIGIGSLGHLAMARLAKTAGFDWIHVPYRGGGPLMQDVLGGQVPLGVGSQFLVMPHIENGGVVPLVITTAKRSPELPNVPTVAESGFPGFNAPAWWGLLAPGKTPPAIVKAMNVALNKALKNPAVSDKFKAQGIQIVGGSPEVLGDFVGKQIAIWGKFVIENNIKETQ; from the coding sequence ATGAGACACCTATTTAATCAAATCACTCGAGCCCTATCGATGGGCCTTATTTTGTGCGGTATGAGCAGCCTCGTGCTAGCTGCAGATCCTGGGGTTGGTACTTGGCCTACCCAGAAGCCAATCCGTTTAATTGCAGTGTTCCCAGCAGGGGGGTCAGTTGACCAGGTGGCTCGTATTTTGGCGCCAGCGCTTCAGGCAGAATTGAAGCAGAGCGTTATCGTAGATAACGTGGGTGGTGCATCTGGCGTCATTGGAACTTCCGCAATGACTCGGGCAGAACCAGATGGTTATACCTTCGCGGTGGTCTTTGATACTCACGGCGTCAATCCCAGTCTCAAAGATAAGCTCCCCTATGACACGATTAAAGATATTGCTCCCGTTGGCTTGATTGGAACTTCCCCAATGGTCCTTGTGGCCAGCAAACAATCAGGGATCAAGAGTTTCAAGCAATTGGTTGAAGAGTCAAAAGCAGGCAAGAAATTTAGTTATGGCTCAATTGGGATTGGTAGTCTTGGACATTTGGCCATGGCCCGTTTAGCCAAAACGGCAGGTTTTGATTGGATCCACGTACCGTACCGTGGCGGCGGCCCTTTAATGCAAGACGTCTTAGGCGGTCAGGTACCTTTGGGTGTTGGTTCCCAATTCTTGGTAATGCCCCATATTGAAAACGGCGGAGTTGTGCCATTAGTGATTACAACCGCCAAGCGCTCTCCTGAATTACCTAATGTTCCAACGGTTGCTGAAAGTGGTTTTCCGGGCTTCAATGCGCCTGCTTGGTGGGGTTTGTTAGCTCCAGGCAAGACACCACCTGCGATTGTGAAAGCGATGAATGTAGCGCTCAACAAGGCTCTCAAGAATCCTGCGGTGTCTGATAAGTTTAAAGCCCAGGGTATTCAAATCGTGGGTGGTAGCCCTGAGGTATTAGGTGATTTCGTTGGCAAACAAATTGCAATCTGGGGTAAGTTTGTTATTGAGAACAATATTAAAGAAACCCAATAA
- the serC gene encoding 3-phosphoserine/phosphohydroxythreonine transaminase codes for MTFDRRIFNFAAGPATLPEEILKQAADEMLNWHGLGTSVMEISHRSKEFMAVYEETLHDLRTLMSIPDQYEILLLQGGGIGQNAAIPMNLMGLSKSGPKADFIVTGIWSEKSLKEAQKYGAAHLAASSEAEHFTTIPPRSSWNLSSDAAYVHICANETIGGVEFDQVPDVGNVPLVADVSSNILSKEMDVSQYGVLFAGAQKNIGPSGVTIVIVRKDLLGHSMPITPSVWDWAKEAANQSMLNTPPTFAIYMAGLSFKWLLKQGGVKAIAKQNQAKADVLYQCIDQSALYENRIAKPYRSRMNVTFFLKDEALNAEFLAQSHAAGLVALRGHKAVGGMRASIYNAMPIEGVKALVEFMQDFERRA; via the coding sequence ATGACGTTTGACCGCCGCATTTTTAATTTCGCTGCGGGCCCCGCCACTCTTCCCGAAGAGATTCTGAAGCAGGCTGCAGATGAAATGCTCAACTGGCATGGTCTTGGAACTAGTGTCATGGAGATCAGCCACCGCAGTAAAGAGTTTATGGCGGTGTATGAAGAGACATTGCACGATCTGCGTACTTTGATGAGTATTCCAGATCAATATGAGATCTTGCTTTTGCAAGGTGGTGGTATTGGACAAAATGCTGCGATCCCAATGAATCTCATGGGTCTGAGCAAGAGTGGGCCTAAAGCAGATTTCATCGTTACCGGTATTTGGTCTGAGAAGTCCTTGAAAGAGGCTCAGAAATACGGAGCAGCTCATCTAGCCGCTTCTTCAGAGGCAGAGCACTTCACCACGATTCCACCGCGCTCATCCTGGAATCTTTCGAGTGATGCCGCATACGTGCATATCTGCGCTAACGAAACCATTGGTGGCGTGGAATTTGACCAGGTGCCAGATGTTGGTAATGTGCCTTTAGTCGCGGACGTATCAAGCAATATCTTATCCAAAGAGATGGATGTAAGCCAATACGGAGTGCTATTTGCGGGTGCGCAAAAGAATATTGGGCCCTCAGGTGTCACGATTGTGATCGTCCGTAAAGATCTTTTGGGTCACAGCATGCCAATCACGCCATCGGTTTGGGATTGGGCAAAAGAAGCCGCCAATCAATCGATGTTAAATACGCCCCCCACGTTTGCGATTTATATGGCGGGTCTGAGCTTTAAGTGGTTGCTGAAGCAGGGCGGTGTTAAAGCGATTGCCAAACAGAATCAAGCAAAGGCAGATGTACTTTATCAATGCATTGATCAAAGCGCTCTGTACGAGAATCGCATTGCAAAACCTTATCGCTCTAGAATGAATGTCACCTTCTTCTTGAAAGATGAGGCCCTGAACGCTGAATTTCTGGCGCAATCTCATGCTGCTGGTTTGGTAGCGCTGAGAGGTCATAAAGCAGTTGGTGGAATGCGAGCAAGTATCTACAATGCAATGCCTATAGAGGGTGTAAAAGCCTTGGTTGAATTTATGCAGGATTTTGAAAGGCGGGCTTAA
- the pheA gene encoding prephenate dehydratase: MSTEEQRLAPLRDKIDDLDAKILDLLSQRAQAAQEVGHIKGGFASPVFRPERERQVVAKLQEINQGPLLPDGIAAIWREVMSACRALEARQTIAYLGPVGTFSEQAAQTYFGHSVAGLPCVSIDEVFKAVEKGAAQFGVVPVENSSEGAVSRTLDLLLDAPLQISGEVVLPIRHHLLTKSGSLDGVTTVCAHAQALAQCQQWLSEHAPQLKRQAVSSNAEAARMAAADPTLAAIAGEPAQIAYSLQAVASQIQDDPHNRTRFVVIGNYVCQATGNDQTSLVLSVDNQPGAVHRLLAPLAKHGVSMNRFESRPARKGTWEYHFFIDVAGHADEDKVAKALIELQDTAAFYKKLGSYPRSAI; encoded by the coding sequence ATGAGTACTGAAGAACAGCGACTTGCGCCCTTGCGTGACAAGATCGATGATTTAGATGCCAAGATTTTGGATCTTCTCTCACAGCGTGCTCAAGCTGCACAAGAAGTGGGTCATATCAAAGGTGGATTTGCCTCTCCAGTATTTCGGCCTGAGCGTGAGCGCCAAGTCGTAGCAAAACTGCAAGAGATCAATCAGGGTCCTTTATTGCCTGATGGTATTGCTGCGATCTGGCGTGAGGTGATGTCCGCTTGCCGCGCTTTAGAGGCTCGACAAACGATTGCTTACCTTGGTCCGGTTGGTACTTTTTCTGAGCAGGCCGCACAAACTTATTTCGGTCATTCTGTTGCCGGTTTGCCTTGCGTCAGCATTGATGAGGTTTTTAAGGCGGTAGAGAAGGGTGCTGCTCAATTTGGCGTTGTACCAGTGGAAAACTCTAGCGAAGGTGCCGTTTCTCGTACGCTCGATTTGTTACTCGATGCCCCTCTGCAAATCAGCGGTGAAGTCGTTTTGCCTATTCGTCATCATTTGTTAACGAAGAGTGGAAGCTTGGATGGGGTTACTACTGTCTGTGCCCATGCTCAAGCGCTTGCACAATGTCAACAGTGGTTGAGTGAGCACGCCCCTCAGTTAAAACGCCAAGCAGTGAGTAGTAATGCTGAAGCTGCGCGCATGGCTGCAGCAGATCCCACTTTGGCAGCCATTGCCGGTGAGCCTGCGCAAATTGCATACAGCTTACAAGCCGTGGCATCACAAATTCAGGATGACCCTCACAATCGCACTCGCTTTGTAGTAATTGGCAACTACGTATGTCAAGCAACAGGTAATGATCAAACTTCGCTCGTGCTATCTGTTGATAACCAGCCTGGTGCCGTCCATCGTTTGCTTGCTCCCTTGGCAAAGCACGGTGTTTCGATGAATCGTTTTGAGTCCCGTCCTGCGCGCAAGGGAACTTGGGAGTATCACTTCTTTATTGATGTGGCTGGCCATGCAGATGAAGACAAAGTTGCTAAGGCTCTAATTGAGCTTCAAGACACGGCTGCGTTCTATAAAAAACTCGGCTCCTATCCCCGCTCAGCCATTTGA
- a CDS encoding 50S ribosomal protein L11 methyltransferase yields the protein MSPDQSISWEEDGVSHSAFWRSENGIRPHQKLVIGDDTLTADAAYRMACEGTAILWRGDFQNARQLLQALARRLDKPSKKSQRVKKEPNQGPLDLFNLHRLAQSQRARILGMLLIECNADHHIHLRRAPDIAQACQEAYGNTQSSYLVSLRELLGVVGAHEWRKKGVLIPALSAEKAFYIHPHYGVFSPIRGEYIDLVNQAPLPKALSKNAIAFDIGVGTGILSIILASRGVVKIIATDLDPRALDCAKDNIDRSEFAGQIELLKTGVFPPSKAALIVCNPPWLPARPSSSIEGAVYDPNSQMLKGFLSQLKDHLLPEGEAWLVLSDLAEHLGLRSRRELELWFDEAGMKVIHRIDTRPHHQKVFDQADALHTARSKEVTSLWRLSLK from the coding sequence TTGAGCCCCGATCAATCCATCAGCTGGGAAGAGGATGGTGTTAGCCACTCTGCCTTTTGGCGCTCCGAAAATGGGATTCGACCTCACCAAAAATTGGTGATTGGCGATGACACTCTGACTGCAGATGCTGCTTATCGAATGGCTTGCGAGGGGACCGCCATTCTATGGCGCGGAGATTTTCAGAATGCCCGTCAGCTTTTACAAGCACTAGCCCGCAGGCTGGATAAGCCTTCTAAAAAATCACAGCGGGTCAAAAAAGAGCCTAATCAAGGCCCGCTTGATCTTTTTAATTTGCATCGTCTGGCGCAATCTCAACGAGCTCGTATTTTAGGTATGCTCCTGATTGAATGTAATGCCGATCACCACATTCATTTGAGGCGGGCGCCCGATATTGCCCAGGCTTGCCAAGAGGCTTATGGCAATACTCAGTCTTCTTACTTAGTCTCATTGCGTGAGTTGTTGGGTGTGGTGGGCGCACATGAATGGCGAAAGAAAGGTGTTCTCATTCCTGCCTTGAGCGCAGAGAAAGCGTTTTATATCCATCCTCACTATGGTGTGTTTTCACCAATACGGGGTGAATATATTGATTTAGTAAACCAGGCACCTTTACCTAAAGCGCTGAGTAAAAACGCGATTGCCTTCGATATTGGCGTGGGAACCGGGATCTTATCCATCATACTAGCAAGCAGAGGTGTAGTAAAGATCATTGCGACAGATTTGGATCCAAGAGCACTGGATTGCGCAAAAGATAATATCGATCGATCAGAGTTTGCTGGGCAGATTGAGTTACTCAAGACGGGCGTATTCCCCCCCAGTAAGGCGGCGCTGATTGTTTGTAATCCTCCTTGGCTGCCCGCTAGGCCGAGTTCATCAATAGAGGGCGCGGTCTACGATCCCAACAGTCAAATGCTCAAAGGATTCTTATCGCAACTCAAAGATCATTTGTTGCCTGAAGGGGAGGCTTGGTTAGTCTTGTCTGATCTAGCCGAACATTTAGGATTACGTAGTCGGAGAGAGTTAGAGCTTTGGTTTGATGAGGCCGGAATGAAAGTCATCCATCGAATAGATACAAGGCCGCATCATCAAAAAGTGTTTGATCAAGCAGATGCATTGCATACTGCTCGCAGCAAAGAAGTGACATCGCTGTGGCGACTCTCTTTAAAGTAA
- the ubiG gene encoding bifunctional 2-polyprenyl-6-hydroxyphenol methylase/3-demethylubiquinol 3-O-methyltransferase UbiG, whose protein sequence is MNVDQSEIAKFSALAHRWWDPNSEFKPLHAINPLRLDWIQSFGSLAGKKVLDVGCGGGILAESMAQSGADTTGIDLSEKALKVAELHALEVGAKLSYRAISAEALSSENAGQYDVVTCMEMLEHVPDPASVVRACATLAKPGGTLFFSTLNRNPKSYLFAILGAEYLLRLLPKGTHEYAKFIKPSELIAFTREAELELLGMKGMSYNPLTQVYSLGSDMDVNYMIAVRKCN, encoded by the coding sequence ATGAACGTTGATCAATCTGAAATCGCTAAATTTAGCGCCCTAGCCCATCGCTGGTGGGACCCCAATAGTGAATTTAAGCCCTTGCATGCAATTAATCCGTTGCGCCTGGATTGGATTCAATCCTTCGGCAGTTTGGCGGGAAAGAAAGTGTTAGATGTTGGCTGTGGCGGCGGAATCCTGGCGGAATCTATGGCGCAGTCTGGGGCTGATACCACCGGCATTGACCTCTCTGAAAAAGCGCTCAAAGTTGCTGAATTACATGCCCTCGAGGTTGGCGCCAAACTCAGCTATCGCGCCATCTCAGCAGAGGCGCTGTCCAGTGAAAATGCTGGTCAATATGATGTTGTGACCTGCATGGAGATGCTTGAGCATGTGCCGGATCCCGCATCGGTCGTCAGGGCCTGCGCCACACTAGCCAAGCCTGGCGGCACCCTTTTCTTCAGCACCTTGAATCGCAATCCCAAATCCTATTTATTTGCCATCCTCGGGGCGGAATACCTACTTCGCTTGCTCCCCAAAGGGACTCACGAATACGCTAAATTCATCAAGCCATCTGAGTTGATTGCCTTTACTCGTGAGGCAGAATTAGAACTGCTCGGAATGAAAGGGATGAGCTACAACCCACTTACCCAAGTCTATTCGCTAGGGAGCGATATGGATGTCAATTACATGATTGCTGTTCGCAAATGCAATTGA
- a CDS encoding sulfurtransferase, with protein MKPILNIAAYLFVSLDELDALRALMLQECNERHLKGTILLTGEGINLFLAGAELEMSGFLKWLRSDSRFAAIEAKESWSDEQPFKKMLIKLKSEIIRMNHPSIQPEKGRANFIAPQKLKEWLDRGTDDLGRPVVMLDTRNAFEIDYGTFENALHFNIEKFTEFPEAITKHKEELLDKTIVSFCTGGIRCEKSGLYMREIGMEHTYQLEGGILKYFEEVGAAHYEGSCFVFDEREALEPSLDIIPPEHSIRKKIQAG; from the coding sequence ATGAAACCCATTCTGAACATTGCCGCCTATTTATTTGTCAGCCTCGATGAGCTCGACGCGTTACGCGCGCTCATGCTTCAGGAGTGTAATGAGCGACATTTAAAAGGGACCATTTTGCTGACTGGTGAGGGCATCAATCTATTTCTTGCTGGTGCAGAGCTAGAGATGAGTGGCTTCTTAAAATGGCTACGTAGCGACTCCCGCTTTGCTGCTATCGAGGCAAAAGAGAGCTGGTCAGATGAGCAGCCCTTTAAAAAAATGCTGATCAAACTCAAAAGCGAGATTATTCGCATGAATCACCCGAGCATTCAGCCAGAAAAGGGTCGAGCTAATTTTATTGCCCCCCAGAAATTAAAAGAATGGCTAGATCGTGGTACTGATGATTTGGGACGGCCAGTCGTCATGCTCGATACGCGGAATGCATTCGAAATTGACTACGGCACTTTTGAAAATGCCCTGCACTTCAATATTGAAAAGTTCACCGAATTTCCAGAGGCGATTACGAAACACAAAGAAGAATTGCTAGACAAAACGATAGTGAGTTTCTGTACTGGTGGCATTCGCTGCGAGAAATCTGGCTTGTATATGCGTGAGATCGGCATGGAGCACACCTACCAGTTGGAAGGTGGAATTCTGAAATACTTTGAAGAAGTTGGTGCAGCCCATTACGAGGGGTCCTGCTTTGTGTTTGATGAACGTGAGGCACTCGAGCCGAGTTTGGACATCATTCCACCCGAGCACTCAATTCGTAAAAAAATTCAAGCTGGCTAA
- the ompA gene encoding outer membrane protein OmpA produces the protein MNKTLKLLLASVITVSATAAMASDNWQNGDGSLNWKNGDGTLCWRDNNWTPATAAKGCDGALQEGHSAAGVSQSKITLQADTLYDFNKSDLKPEGKATLDKIAADLSKIKLEVIIAVGNTDSVGTDAYNMALGQRRAQSVKTYLVSKGVDASRIYTESKGKSNPVASNATAEGRAKNRRTDIEVVGTAK, from the coding sequence ATGAACAAAACCCTAAAACTGTTGCTCGCTTCTGTTATTACCGTTTCTGCAACCGCAGCAATGGCATCTGATAACTGGCAAAACGGCGACGGCTCCCTGAACTGGAAAAACGGCGACGGTACATTGTGCTGGCGTGATAACAACTGGACACCTGCAACTGCAGCTAAAGGTTGCGATGGCGCATTGCAAGAAGGCCATTCCGCTGCTGGCGTTAGCCAAAGCAAGATCACTTTGCAAGCTGATACCCTCTATGATTTCAACAAGTCTGACTTGAAACCTGAAGGTAAGGCTACTTTGGACAAGATCGCTGCTGATCTCTCCAAGATTAAGTTGGAAGTCATCATCGCTGTTGGTAACACAGATAGCGTTGGTACAGATGCATACAACATGGCCCTCGGTCAGCGTCGTGCGCAGTCTGTTAAGACTTACCTCGTAAGCAAGGGTGTTGACGCAAGCCGCATCTACACAGAATCCAAAGGCAAGAGCAATCCAGTTGCAAGCAATGCAACTGCTGAAGGCCGCGCTAAGAACCGCCGCACCGACATCGAAGTTGTTGGTACAGCTAAGTAA
- a CDS encoding carboxymuconolactone decarboxylase family protein, protein MSKERSQRLIDYQPMDLSEPAELVAAIRKRRGGKFINLDRMLLHSVPIAEGWNHYIGAIRNHLSLDPKLRELGMCGVAVLNGAEYEFIHHAPPFKAAGGTQEQVDALRLLGQASFPKPLFSPIEQDAAELTLQMTRNIKVDPELMKRLHVELGNTAVVELVSVIAAYNMVSRFLIALDVTPEDH, encoded by the coding sequence ATGAGTAAGGAACGCTCTCAGCGACTAATTGACTACCAGCCGATGGATTTGTCTGAACCTGCAGAATTGGTTGCTGCCATTCGGAAACGACGCGGTGGAAAGTTTATTAATTTAGATCGCATGCTCTTGCATAGTGTGCCGATTGCTGAGGGCTGGAATCATTACATCGGGGCAATCCGCAATCACCTTTCCTTGGATCCCAAGTTACGTGAACTTGGGATGTGTGGAGTAGCTGTTTTGAATGGCGCTGAATACGAATTCATTCATCATGCGCCACCCTTCAAAGCGGCTGGTGGGACACAAGAGCAAGTGGATGCGCTCCGTTTGTTGGGACAAGCAAGTTTCCCGAAACCATTATTTAGTCCAATTGAGCAAGATGCTGCTGAGCTCACCTTGCAGATGACTCGCAATATCAAAGTTGATCCAGAGTTAATGAAGCGCTTACATGTAGAGCTGGGAAATACTGCAGTAGTTGAGTTAGTGAGCGTGATTGCTGCCTACAACATGGTCTCGCGCTTTCTGATCGCTTTAGACGTTACCCCCGAAGATCACTGA
- the gyrA gene encoding DNA gyrase subunit A — MEQAAKETLPISLEDEMRRSYLDYAMSVIVGRALPDVRDGLKPVHRRVLFAMYELNNDWNRAYKKSARIVGDVIGKYHPHGDSAVYDTIVRMAQDFSLRYMLVDGQGNFGSVDGDNAAAMRYTEIRLRKIAHDLLADLDKETVDFGPNYDGSEREPLILPAKVPNLLINGSSGIAVGMATNIPPHNLDEVVQACLHVLHNPDCTIDELIEIIPAPDFPTAGIIYGVQGVREGYRTGRGRVVMRAKTHFEDIDKGSRQAIIVDELPYQVNKKNLLERIAELVNEKKVEGISDLRDESDKSGMRVVIELKRGEVPEVVLNNLYKSTQLQDNFGMNMVALVDNQPRLLNLKQMLEYFLQHRREVVTRRTIFELRKARERGHVLEGLAVALANIDEFIAIIKAAANPVEAKTELMGKNWDSSMVREMLARAETDTPGGRNAYRPDGLLPEYGMQSSGLYRLSDSQAQEILQMRLQRLTGLEQDKIVSEYKDVMSEIADLLDLLAKSERVTQVIESELKEVQAEFGIAGSDNGRRSFIEMNATELFTEDLITPQDMVVTLSHTGYMKSQPLSEYRAQKRGGRGKQAAATKDEDWIDTLFVANTHDTILCFSDRGRMYWLKVWEVPQGSRTSRGKPIVNMFPLIEGEKITVILPIKGYQDDQYVFMATSLGTVKKTRLSDFSNPRKAGIIAVDLNEGDFLVGAAITDGQHDVMLFSDAGKAVRFDENDVRPMGRTARGVRGMNLGEGQQVIAMLVAPAEVAEGAQISVADAEAIATPGSVLTATENGYGKRTPIAEYTRHGRGTKGMIAIQTSERNGKVVAAALVSPEDQIMLITTGGVLVRTRVSEIREMGRSTQGVTLINVDEGTRLSGLQRIAESDSDDEDDLAEDDSIDAGDVGDAASDTASDA; from the coding sequence ATGGAACAAGCCGCTAAAGAAACACTACCAATATCCCTAGAAGACGAAATGCGGCGGTCCTATTTGGACTACGCTATGAGCGTCATTGTCGGCAGAGCCTTGCCAGACGTGCGTGATGGCCTCAAGCCAGTACACCGCCGGGTCTTATTTGCGATGTATGAATTAAACAACGATTGGAACCGTGCTTACAAAAAATCTGCCCGTATAGTTGGCGATGTAATCGGTAAATACCATCCCCATGGCGATTCTGCGGTGTATGACACCATTGTCCGGATGGCCCAAGATTTCTCTCTACGCTATATGTTAGTTGACGGCCAGGGTAACTTTGGCTCCGTGGACGGGGATAACGCTGCTGCGATGCGGTATACCGAGATCCGCTTGCGCAAAATCGCCCATGACCTATTGGCTGATTTGGATAAGGAAACGGTCGATTTTGGGCCAAATTACGACGGTAGCGAGCGCGAGCCCCTGATTCTGCCGGCCAAAGTGCCCAATTTGCTCATTAACGGCAGCTCAGGCATTGCGGTAGGTATGGCAACCAATATCCCCCCTCATAACTTGGATGAGGTGGTTCAGGCCTGTTTACACGTCTTGCACAACCCGGATTGCACCATTGATGAGTTGATTGAGATCATCCCAGCGCCAGATTTCCCTACTGCCGGAATTATTTATGGTGTTCAAGGTGTACGTGAGGGTTATCGCACCGGTCGCGGGCGCGTTGTCATGCGTGCGAAGACCCACTTTGAAGATATTGATAAGGGTTCGCGTCAAGCCATCATCGTTGATGAGTTGCCTTATCAAGTCAATAAGAAGAACTTGCTCGAGCGCATTGCTGAGTTAGTGAATGAGAAAAAAGTCGAAGGTATTTCTGATTTGCGGGATGAGTCCGACAAATCTGGAATGCGCGTTGTGATTGAGCTCAAGCGTGGCGAAGTACCTGAAGTTGTTCTGAATAATTTATATAAGAGTACGCAGTTACAAGATAACTTCGGTATGAACATGGTGGCCTTGGTTGATAACCAGCCACGCCTGTTGAACTTGAAGCAGATGTTGGAGTATTTCTTGCAGCATCGTCGTGAAGTCGTTACCCGTCGCACGATTTTTGAACTTCGTAAAGCGCGAGAGCGTGGTCATGTGCTCGAGGGCTTAGCTGTCGCATTAGCAAACATTGATGAATTCATTGCGATCATCAAGGCTGCTGCCAACCCGGTGGAAGCAAAGACAGAGTTGATGGGCAAGAATTGGGATTCCTCGATGGTGCGTGAGATGTTGGCGCGTGCAGAGACAGATACCCCAGGCGGTCGTAATGCTTATCGGCCTGATGGCCTCTTGCCTGAATACGGCATGCAGAGCAGTGGCCTCTATCGCTTATCTGATAGCCAAGCACAAGAAATTCTGCAAATGCGTTTGCAACGTTTGACTGGCTTAGAGCAAGACAAGATTGTTTCTGAGTACAAAGACGTCATGTCTGAGATTGCTGACTTGCTCGACTTATTGGCTAAATCAGAGCGAGTCACTCAGGTCATCGAAAGCGAATTGAAAGAAGTGCAAGCCGAGTTCGGCATCGCGGGTAGTGACAACGGTCGTCGCTCATTTATTGAGATGAATGCAACTGAGCTCTTCACTGAAGATCTCATTACACCGCAAGATATGGTTGTCACTCTTTCACACACTGGATATATGAAGAGTCAGCCGCTCAGTGAGTATCGTGCGCAGAAGCGCGGTGGTCGCGGTAAGCAAGCTGCAGCAACCAAAGATGAAGACTGGATCGATACTTTATTCGTAGCAAATACACACGACACAATTTTGTGTTTTTCTGATCGCGGTCGCATGTATTGGCTCAAAGTCTGGGAAGTACCTCAAGGTAGTCGCACCTCAAGAGGTAAGCCCATCGTCAATATGTTCCCGCTGATTGAAGGCGAGAAGATCACTGTGATTCTGCCAATTAAAGGCTATCAGGATGATCAGTACGTCTTTATGGCAACCAGCTTAGGTACCGTTAAGAAGACCCGTTTATCTGACTTCTCTAACCCACGCAAGGCCGGCATTATTGCGGTTGATTTGAATGAGGGCGATTTCTTGGTGGGCGCAGCAATTACTGATGGCCAACACGATGTCATGTTGTTCTCTGATGCTGGTAAGGCGGTGCGCTTTGATGAGAATGACGTTCGTCCAATGGGTCGGACTGCTCGAGGCGTGCGCGGTATGAACTTAGGTGAAGGTCAGCAAGTGATTGCAATGCTAGTAGCTCCTGCGGAAGTGGCAGAGGGCGCGCAGATTAGCGTGGCAGATGCTGAAGCCATTGCGACTCCTGGAAGCGTCTTGACTGCAACTGAAAATGGTTATGGCAAGCGGACGCCAATCGCTGAATATACCCGTCATGGTCGCGGTACTAAGGGCATGATCGCCATTCAGACATCAGAGCGTAACGGCAAAGTTGTTGCTGCTGCTCTCGTTTCTCCTGAAGATCAAATCATGTTGATTACTACGGGTGGTGTCTTAGTGCGGACGCGTGTCTCTGAAATCAGAGAGATGGGTCGCTCAACGCAAGGTGTCACACTCATCAACGTAGATGAGGGGACTCGTTTATCTGGCTTGCAGAGGATTGCTGAAAGCGATTCAGATGACGAGGATGATCTCGCGGAAGATGATTCGATTGATGCTGGCGATGTCGGTGATGCTGCTAGCGATACTGCTAGTGATGCCTAA
- a CDS encoding HAD family hydrolase, producing MQSPYQGVFFDLDGTLADTAPDLVAAANQLLIARKQAALPYELLRPRASAGARGLIAGAFGIDPEHPDFNLLRDEFFTNYENALLVNSVLFEGIDELLNQLDQANLPWGIVTNKSERFTHPLTEQMGLRQRAASTVSGDTTPHAKPHPAPILHAAKLAKIDPTKGLYVGDDIRDVVAGKAAGMKTVAAAYGYCGCAEPPETWGADFLVKTPHELFEIIFPAHS from the coding sequence ATGCAAAGCCCTTATCAGGGGGTCTTTTTTGACTTGGATGGCACCCTAGCAGATACCGCACCTGATTTAGTTGCCGCCGCAAATCAATTACTCATTGCCCGCAAGCAGGCTGCACTGCCATATGAACTATTACGCCCTCGAGCCTCTGCAGGCGCCCGCGGTCTCATCGCAGGTGCTTTTGGGATAGACCCGGAGCATCCCGACTTCAATCTCTTGCGAGATGAATTTTTTACCAACTATGAAAATGCCCTACTAGTAAATAGTGTTTTATTCGAAGGCATTGATGAGTTACTCAACCAACTTGATCAAGCTAATCTACCGTGGGGCATTGTGACCAATAAGTCGGAACGCTTTACGCATCCCCTGACTGAACAGATGGGCTTGCGTCAGCGAGCAGCGTCAACGGTATCAGGCGACACTACTCCTCATGCCAAACCCCATCCCGCCCCCATCCTGCATGCTGCCAAGCTAGCCAAGATTGATCCGACTAAAGGACTCTATGTCGGCGATGATATTCGGGATGTTGTGGCAGGCAAGGCAGCCGGCATGAAGACTGTAGCTGCAGCCTATGGTTACTGCGGCTGCGCAGAACCCCCCGAAACTTGGGGAGCAGACTTTTTAGTTAAAACCCCACATGAATTATTTGAAATCATCTTTCCAGCTCACTCATAG